The following are from one region of the Vitis riparia cultivar Riparia Gloire de Montpellier isolate 1030 unplaced genomic scaffold, EGFV_Vit.rip_1.0 scaffold788_pilon_pilon, whole genome shotgun sequence genome:
- the LOC117910617 gene encoding acetylornithine aminotransferase, mitochondrial-like has protein sequence MTPAKPLAGGLPIGVVLVTERVASAISFDDHGSTFFGSPLVCNAALAVFEKFLEPNFLASAAKKGQHLKQILTQKLGHNPHVKEVRGLGLIVGIELDVQASPLVDACREAGFLVLTTGKGNVVRLVPPLIITEEELELAAEVLSGSLPALDGSNSK, from the coding sequence ATGACACCTGCCAAGCCTCTTGCTGGAGGCTTACCTATCGGTGTTGTTCTGGTCACCGAACGAGTTGCTTCTGCCATAAGCTTCGATGACCATGGAAGCACTTTTTTCGGCAGCCCCCTTGTCTGCAACGCTGCTCTTGCTGTCTTTGAAAAATTCTTAGAACCCAACTTCTTGGCTAGCGCCGCCAAGAAGGGCCAACACTTGAAGCAAATTTTAACCCAGAAGTTGGGACATAACCCACATGTGAAAGAAGTACGTGGGCTTGGGCtcattgttgggattgagcttGACGTCCAGGCCTCGCCGCTAGTGGATGCCTGTCGAGAAGCCGGCTTCCTGGTGCTCACCACTGGAAAGGGGAATGTTGTGAGGCTAGTGCCTCCATTGATCATAACAGAGGAGGAGTTGGAGTTGGCAGCTGAGGTTCTTTCCGGGTCTCTTCCAGCACTTGATGGGAGCAATTCAAAGTAA
- the LOC117910620 gene encoding probable disease resistance protein At5g63020, whose amino-acid sequence MDCVSPILDVTTRLWYCTAKRAVYIRHLPQNLNSLRTAMEELKNLYEDVKEWVEREEKLQKKCTHVVDGWLHNVEAMEEQVKEILAKGDEEIQKKCLGTCCTKNCGASYKLGKMVLEKMDAVTVKKTEGSNFSVVAEPLPGPPVIERPLDKTVGQDLLFGKVWKWLQDDGEQVSSIGLYGMGGVGKTTLLTRINNELLKTRLEFEAVIWVTVSRPANVEKVQQVLFNKLEIGKVKWEDRSEDERAEEIFNVLKTKKFVLLLDDIWERLDLSKVGIPPLNHQDKLKMVFTTRSKDVCQDMEVTESIEVNCLPWEDAFALFQTKVGADTINFHPDIPKLAEMVAKECCGLPLALITIGRAMAGTKTPEEWEKKIQMLKNYPAKFPGMENRLFSRLAFSYDSLPDEAIKSCFLYCSLFPEDYEISHRKLIQLWIGEGFLDEYDNVQEARNQGEEVIKSLQLACLLENGKSQLDKKDKYLKMHDVIRDMALWLARKNGKKNKFVVKNGVESIRAQEVEKWKETQRISLWDTDIEELREPPYFPNMETFLAPRKFIRSFPNRFFTNMPIIRVLDLSNNFELTKLPAEIGNLVTLQYLNLSGLSIKYLPVELKNLKKLRCLILNDMYLLKSLPSQMVSSLSSLQLFSMYSTIVRSDFTGDDERRLLEELEQLEHIDDISINLTSVSTIQTLFNSLKLQRSTRWLQLVCKRMNLVQLSLYIETLRITNCVELQDVKINFEKEVVVSSKFLRHQCLNNLCDVEIFGCHKLLNLTWLICAPNLQFLSVEFCESMEKVIDDERSKVLEIVEVDHLGVFSRLVSLTLIYLPKLRSIHGRALPFPSLRHILMLGCSSLRKLPFDSNTGVSKKLEKIMGDQEWWDGLDWEDQTIMHNLTPYFQPSKI is encoded by the coding sequence ATGGATTGTGTGAGCCCAATCCTGGATGTCACTACTCGCTTGTGGTATTGCACTGCCAAGCGTGCTGTTTACATCCGTCATCTCCCACAAAATCTCAACTCTTTGAGAACTGCAATGGAGGAACTCAAGAACCTATACGAAGATGTGAAGGAATGGGTGGAACGTGAAGAGAAACTTCAGAAGAAGTGTACTCATGTAGTCGATGGCTGGCTCCACAATGTAGAAGCCATGGAAGAACAAGTGAAGGAAATATTGGCCAAAGGTGATGAAGAAATCCAGAAGAAATGTCTCGGAACCTGTTGTACTAAAAACTGTGGCGCTAGCTACAAGCTTGGCAAGATGGTACTTGAAAAGATGGATGCTGTGACGGTAAAGAAGACGGAGGGCTCAAATTTCAGTGTAGTTGCTGAACCTTTGCCTGGTCCTCCCGTGATCGAGAGGCCTCTGGACAAGACTGTGGGCCAAGATTTGTTGTTTGGGAAGGTCTGGAAATGGCTCCAAGATGATGGAGAGCAGGTAAGCAGTATCGGATTATATGGAATGGGGGGTGTGGGCAAAACCACCCTCTTGACCAGGATCAACAATGAGCTCCTCAAAACCAGGCTTGAATTTGAAGCAGTGATTTGGGTGACTGTGTCCAGACCAGCTAATGTGGAAAAAGTTCAGCAAGTTCTTTTCAATAAATTGGAGATTGGCAAAGTTAAATGGGAAGATAGGAGTGAGGATGAAAGGGCAGAAGAAATATTCAATGTCCTGAAGACAAAGAAATTTGTGCTTTTGTTAGATGACATATGGGAGCGGCTGGATCTATCCAAAGTTGGTATTCCTCCTCTGAATCATCAAGATAAGTTGAAGATGGTATTTACAACGCGATCTAAAGATGTGTGCCAAGATATGGAAGTTACGGAGAGCATTGAAGTGAATTGTCTCCCATGGGAGGATGCATTTGCTCTGTTTCAGACCAAGGTGGGAGCAGACACCATAAATTTTCATCCAGATATACCAAAGCTGGCGGAGATGGTTGCCAAAGAGTGTTGCGGCTTACCACTTGCCCTCATCACCATAGGGCGAGCAATGGCGGGAACAAAAACACCCGAAGAATgggagaaaaaaatacaaatgttGAAGAATTATCCGGCAAAGTTTCCAGGCATGGAGAATCGTCTGTTTTCACGCTTGGCATTCAGTTATGATAGCCTACCCGATGAAGCCATCAAATCGTGTTTCCTATATTGCTCTTTATTTCCGGAGGATTATGAAATCTCTCATCGAAAACTTATACAACTTTGGATCGGGGAGGGTTTTCTGGATGAATATGACAACGTACAAGAAGCAAGAAATCAAGGAGAAGAAGTTATTAAAAGTTTACAGCTTGCATGTCTATTAGAGAATGGCAAATCTCAATTAgataaaaaagacaaatatttgaagatgcATGATGTTATTCGTGATATGGCTTTGTGGTTGGCTCGCAAAAATGGGAAGAAGAACAAATTTGTGGTAAAAAATGGAGTTGAATCGATTAGAGCTCAGGAAGttgaaaaatggaaagagaCACAGAGGATATCATTGTGGGATACCGACATTGAAGAACTTAGGGAACCACCATATTTCCCTAATATGGAGACCTTTTTGGCACCACGTAAGTTTATTCGATCATTTCCAAATAGATTCTTTACAAACATGCCTATTATAAGAGTTTTGGACTTGTCAAACAATTTTGAACTTACAAAGTTACCTGCGGAGATTGGAAACTTAGTTACTTTGCAATATCTTAATTTGTCAGGTCTAAGTATAAAATACTTACCTGTGGAGctcaagaatttgaaaaaattaaggtgCTTGATATTGAATGATATGTATTTGCTCAAGTCACTTCCATCTCAAATGGTATCGAGTCTTTCCTCTTTGCAATTGTTCAGCATGTATAGCACGATTGTAAGGTCAGACTTTACGGGAGATGATGAAAGAAGGTTATTAGAAGAGTTAGAGCAATTGGAACACATTGATGATATATCCATCAACCTTACAAGTGTATCAACCATCCAAACATTATTTAACTCCCTCAAGTTGCAAAGATCCACAAGATGGCTACAATTAGTTTGTAAGCGTATGAACCTGGTCCAACTATCCCTTTATATAGAGACACTCCGTATTACAAATTGTGTTGAATTGCAAGatgtgaaaatcaattttgaaaaggaagtgGTGGTCTCCTCAAAATTCCTAAGGCACCAATGCTTGAACAACCTTTGTGATGTCGAAATATTTGGATGTCATAAATTGTTGAATTTGACATGGCTTATTTGTGCTCCAAACCTTCAATTTCTAAGTGTTGAATTCTGTGAATCAATGGAAAAAGTGATAGATGATGAAAGGAGTAAAGTTTTAGAAATTGTTGAAGTAGATCATTTGGGTGTATTCTCAAGACTCGTATCTCTCACTTTAATTTATCTACCAAAGCTAAGAAGTATACATGGACGTGCCCTACCTTTTCCATCTTTAAGACACATTCTTATGCTTGGATGTTCAAGTTTGAGGAAGTTGCCATTTGATTCCAATACTGGAGTGAgcaagaaattagagaaaatcaTGGGAGACCAAGAATGGTGGGATGGTTTGGATTGGGAGGATCAAACCATTATGCACAACCTCACTCCATATTTTCAACCCTCAAAAATTTGA